A stretch of the Theileria equi strain WA chromosome 1, complete sequence genome encodes the following:
- a CDS encoding Sec23/Sec24 domain containing protein (encoded by transcript BEWA_033750A), with translation MSTNWPPTNKQGSISSPFPGQVNTVQQSPFPGQGSNPPQGTPFPGVPQSKAPGVPLTASLDYNQQIPPAFSESIPPPTPPPKQAAPVPLSKAQDSIKSEPSGKNVKSSLQSHVFHEDLGVTTLIGQKSSSISSKTEDDALESLQLMNSTSHFVKTTVSLLPSSSTLLQKAQINLGYIIRPLAPLPEGEAEIPLVNYGTDPITRCTQCRTYINPYVRTDPSKRFWICNLCETSNEMPARYGNNLVDEQSLPPEFNCAVMEYMASADYTVRPPQPPTIMFVIDVSSSAVNSRMLEVVCNTIADLIRNDELPGGPRTMVGIMTYDTSVHFYQLSKGVENLQVLVVSDLEDLFLPLSGEILLNLSESADDILKLLELLPSTWKDNNIVGSAMGSAIRAAHYAMKHVGGKMCVFTSSPSYFGDFALNSSQTARDKKGPKLQPLDKCKEFSTMVCQTQVSLELFVCTPQNLNLPALHHLSSQTSGSVHYFPLKNHQGNLKLSQELRHVITRETCWESVMRIRISKGWKITNWFGNCYIRGSDLMVLPNCHSDHTFSITFQQEDGVVPKKVAYFQTAFLHTNSHGERRIRVFNSALPISGNLNDVLLSLNPEAALVTTAQLAINAGLNGKLPDARNMVQNICSKISASLSALTPIPDSCKIFIMYILGLLKSTAFIENINPDLRIYHWLRLRSLPLEDIIAYSYPRLVPIHDLPNDIPSVNSASIPPPLHLTHESLTQEGAYLLENGESMIIWIGRNISPQWLQAVFDAPSFDHLQPHIAESCMDSQKNPTAIRVSSVIKAIRDTRLPYMSLKVIKQGDESEPTFYSHLIHDKTQGMLITLKDFISSMAPRTQLHVQPTLG, from the coding sequence ATGTCGACCAATTGGCCTCCAACAAACAAGCAAGGTTCCATATCATCACCTTTCCCTGGACAAGTTAACACTGTCCAGCAGAGTCCATTTCCTGGTCAAGGAAGCAATCCTCCACAGGGAACACCTTTCCCAGGTGTTCCACAAAGTAAAGCACCTGGAGTGCCGTTAACAGCAAGTTTGGATTACAATCAACAAATACCACCGGCATTTTCAGAAAGCATACCACCTCCTACACCTCCTCCAAAACAGGCGGCACCTGTACCCCTCTCAAAGGCCCAGGACTCTATAAAATCGGAACCTAGCGGAAAGAATGTAAAATCCTCATTGCAATCTCATGTATTTCATGAGGATTTGGGAGTTACGACCTTGATTGGTCAGAAAAGTTCTTCAATCTCCTCAAAGACAGAAGACGATGCTTTGGAAAGTCTGCAATTGATGAATTCAACATCGCATTTCGTAAAGACTACGGTATCTCTACTTCCATCGAGCTCAACTCTATTGCAAAAGGCACAGATCAATTTGGGTTATATTATACGCCCCCTGGCTCCGCTGCCTGAAGGAGAAGCTGAAATTCCCTTGGTAAATTATGGAACTGATCCCATTACTAGGTGCACACAATGCCGCACATACATTAATCCCTACGTGAGAACTGATCCTAGCAAACGGTTTTGGATTTGTAATCTCTGTGAAACATCTAATGAGATGCCTGCCAGATATGGAAATAATTTGGTAGATGAGCAATCATTGCCACCAGAGTTTAATTGTGCAGTCATGGAATACATGGCATCGGCTGATTACACCGTAAGGCCACCGCAGCCTCCAACTATAATGTTTGTTATAGATGTTTCGTCTTCTGCTGTAAACTCCAGGATGCTAGAAGTCGTCTGTAACACAATTGCGGATTTGATTAGGAATGATGAATTGCCGGGTGGGCCAAGAACTATGGTAGGAATAATGACATATGATACTTCGGTACACTTTTATCAATTGAGCAAAGGGGTTGAAAATTTGCAGGTCTTGGTAGTTTCTGATCTTGAAGATTTGTTTTTGCCTCTCTCTGGTGAGATACTTCTAAACCTTTCAGAGTCTGCAGATGATATCTTGAAACTTTTAGAACTCCTACCAAGCACATGGAAGGATAATAATATCGTAGGGAGTGCAATGGGGAGTGCGATTAGAGCTGCTCATTATGCCATGAAACATGTGGGTGGTAAAATGTGTGTTTTCACATCCTCTCCCAGCTATTTTGGTGATTTTGCTCTGAATTCTTCACAAACTGCCCGTGATAAAAAGGGGCCAAAATTACAACCATTAGACAAATGCAAGGAATTCTCCACTATGGTTTGTCAGACACAGGTTTCTTTGGAACTTTTTGTTTGTACTCCCCAAAACTTGAATTTACCTGCATTACATCACTTATCTTCGCAGACTTCTGGTTCTGTACACTATTTCCCACTAAAGAATCACCAGGGAAACCTTAAGTTATCTCAAGAACTTAGACATGTAATAACCAGGGAAACATGTTGGGAGTCTGTAATGAGAATTAGAATAAGTAAGGGATGGAAGATTACGAATTGGTTTGGAAATTGTTATATTAGAGGTTCTGATTTGATGGTTTTGCCAAATTGCCACAGTGATCATACATTTTCTATAACTTTCCAGCAAGAGGATGGCGTTGTCCCCAAAAAGGTGGCCTACTTTCAGACGGCATTCTTGCATACAAATTCACATGGAGAACGTAGGATTAGAGTATTCAACAGTGCGTTGCCTATTAGTGGGAACTTGAATGACGTTTTGCTCTCATTAAATCCAGAAGCCGCTCTGGTAACTACCGCACAATTGGCAATTAACGCGGGATTGAATGGAAAACTTCCAGATGCCAGAAATATGGTACAAAACATTTGTAGTAAGATCAGTGCAAGCTTATCAGCGCTAACACCGATCCCTGACTCTTGCAAGATCTTTATAATGTATATTCTAGGTCTATTAAAGTCGACTGCATttattgaaaatataaaccCGGATTTAAGAATTTATCATTGGCTCAGGTTGCGATCTTTACCACTTGAGGATATAATTGCGTATTCATATCCTAGGTTGGTACCGATTCATGACCTTCCAAATGACATTCCCTCGGTAAATAGTGCATCAATACCACCACCTCTGCACCTCACTCACGAGAGTCTAACACAAGAGGGTGCATATCTACttgaaaatggtgaatCTATGATAATCTGGATAGGAAGGAACATTTCTCCACAGTGGCTTCAAGCTGTATTCGATGCTCCTTCGTTTGATCATCTGCAACCACACATTGCAGAGTCTTGTATGGATAGTCAGAAAAATCCAACAGCAATCAGGGTGTCTTCTGTAATAAAGGCAATAAGGGACACTCGTCTCCCATATATGAGCCTCAAGGTAATCAAACAAGGTGACGAATCCGAACCAACTTTTTATTCACACCTTATACACGACAAGACCCAGGGAATGCTTATCACTCTCAAGGATTTTATCAGCTCAATGGCACCTAGAACACAGCTACATGTGCAACCAACTCTCGGATAA
- a CDS encoding Skb1 methyltransferase family member protein (encoded by transcript BEWA_033740A) produces the protein MTASGVLRPPVLFGWFINDTITDDLFGIIKLIESLGISFLVLNLNKCKNVVKTPDNEDFVPLGGSDLALPSGHWAQRVVSFISKSDLDALKFELSWASYVGVRSIIVDLASVLAFESDEDIMDRIAKLSQVLISSLSLPNTPTIHIALDASHESWNIWRMIYELCNHSHRLKVALILSDLDEDEAKRWTAEPLGLAILDSKSFAKSGYKCVISENVRNLLAHIMDFGVKVVLHSEFDYRDLIREFVYDDLGDKITNVPLTVREAIKAVKRLHASLNPLSIREFHSSGYNDLLQTPLQPLRDHLDSSTYEEFERCDTKYDIFETAVRQWLEENTTVRRPVAYIPGAGRGPLVQRTLNAFHNKGIKDYSIYAIEKNPYAILTLKHRIKDGQSGWDKVQLIFGDMRDIIPKEPADLIISELLGSFADNELSPECIYGIEAVFNKHFPNHKQIQYIPQRYTSFLTPIYTPKLWERLYLSEDRKCFHTPYVVALQSYYNIAANPDPLPCFSFEHPSRKETTKLERYKQLRFTVKKDCTLHGFAGYFSFRLYGDLEMSILPGHSDEVKSWFPMYFPVEKAMYVKESQVITLHIWRKCDGTRVWYEWAVTTPFTSAIHNVNGFSYSIAC, from the coding sequence ATGACAGCGTCTGGAGTCTTAAGGCCACCAGTTCTGTTTGGTTGGTTTATTAATGACACTATAACAGATGATTTGTTCGGAATAATAAAGTTAATTGAGAGCCTCGGCATCTCGTTTTTAGTTTTGAATTTgaataaatgtaaaaatgtagtaaaaaCTCCTGATAACGAAGATTTTGTACCACTTGGTGGGAGTGATTTAGCCCTTCCTTCTGGCCACTGGGCACAGAGAGTAGTGtcatttatatccaaaTCGGATTTAGATGCTCTAAAATTTGAGCTAAGTTGGGCTTCTTACGTAGGAGTACGATCAATAATAGTCGATTTAGCTTCAGTACTAGCTTTTGAAAGTGATGAAGATATTATGGATAGAATAGCAAAATTATCGCAGGTATTGATATCATCTCTCTCTCTTCCGAATACACCAACGATTCACATAGCATTGGATGCTTCCCATGAATCATGGAATATATGGAGGATGATTTACGAGCTGTGCAATCATTCACACCGACTGAAGGTTGCCCTCATTTTGAGTGATctggatgaggatgaagcAAAGCGTTGGACTGCAGAGCCTCTTGGACTTGCAATTCTAGATTCCAAATCATTTGCAAAGTCTGGTTACAAATGCGTTATTTCCGAGAATGTAAGGAATTTATTAGCGCACATTATGGACTTTGGTGTGAAGGTTGTACTTCACTCAGAGTTTGACTATAGGGATTTGATACGAGAGTTTGTCTATGACGATTTAGGCGAtaaaatcacaaatgtACCCCTAACTGTTCGAGAAGCTATTAAAGCTGTGAAAAGATTACATGCTTCGCTAAATCCCTTGAGTATACGCGAATTTCACTCTAGTGGTTATAATGACCTCTTGCAAACTCCATTACAACCACTCAGGGATCACTTAGATAGTAGCACTTATGAGGAATTTGAAAGGTGTGACACTAAGTACGATATTTTTGAAACGGCAGTTAGGCAGTGGTTAGAGGAAAATACTACAGTTCGTAGACCCGTGGCATATATTCCTGGTGCTGGTAGAGGACCATTAGTGCAAAGAACATTAAATGCTTTTCATAACAAGGGCATTAAAGACTATTCTATTTATGCAATTGAGAAAAATCCGTATGCAATTTTAACGTTGAAACATAGGATTAAAGATGGTCAAAGCGGATGGGATAAGGTACAGCTTATTTTTGGTGATATGAGAGACATTATTCCAAAGGAGCCCGCTGATTTGATTATTAGTGAACTACTTGGATCATTTGCTGATAATGAGCTTTCTCCAGAGTGTATATATGGGATTGAGGCCGTTTTCAACAAACACTTTCCAAATCATAAACAAATTCAGTACATACCACAGAGATACACATCATTTCTCACCCCTATTTACACACCTAAACTTTGGGAAAGGCTGTATTTATCGGAAGATCGCAAGTGCTTTCATACTCCATACGTCGTTGCTCTACAGTCATACTACAATATCGCAGCAAATCCTGATCCTTTGCCTTGTTTTTCATTTGAGCATCCAAGCAGGAAAGAAACAACAAAATTAGAGAGATACAAGCAGTTGAGGTTCACTGTAAAGAAAGACTGCACGCTACACGGCTTTGCAGGTTATTTTAGTTTCAGACTCTACGGAGACCTCGAAATGTCAATCCTTCCGGGCCATTCAGACGAGGTAAAGAGTTGGTTTCCCATGTATTTTCCAGTCGAAAAGGCTATGTATGTCAAAGAATCGCAGGTAATTACGCTACATATTTGGAGGAAGTGTGATGGTACACGGGTATGGTATGAGTGGGCTGTAACTACTCCATTCACATCAGCTATTCATAATGTGAATGGCTTTTCATATTCAATAGCTTGCTAG